One segment of Alnus glutinosa chromosome 2, dhAlnGlut1.1, whole genome shotgun sequence DNA contains the following:
- the LOC133861938 gene encoding uncharacterized protein LOC133861938: MDAFGGGLGGLWSLNYPFRRRAKGGSKSKSSDSVEATGRAGFQFPLKQAVVAGSLALAGDTIAQLRERWRKTKALNQKQSLSDPHGFSKDVLWTLLSDHDWLRALRMTSYGFLCYGPGSYAWYQYLDRSLPKQTVQNLMLKVLLNQIVLGPCVIAVIFAWNNLWQGKLSQLPDKYQKDALPTLLFGFRFWIPVSALNFWLVPLQARVAFMSTGSIFWNFCLSSTMNK; the protein is encoded by the exons ATGGACGCTTTCGGTGGAGGCCTTGGCGGCCTCTGGAGCTTAAACTATCCCTTCAGGCGAAGAGCAAAGGGCggatccaaatccaaatcctccGATTCCGTTGAGGCAACCGGCAGAGCCGGTTTCCAGTTCCCCTTGAAGCAAGCCGTCGTAGCTGGCTCACTCGCTCTCGCCGGCGACACAATCGCTCAGCTCAGAGAGCGTTGGAGAAAAACAAAAGCTTTGAACCAAAAACAGTCTCTCTCTGATCCTCATGGCTTCTCTAAG GATGTATTGTGGACCCTCCTTTCAGACCATGATTGGCTCCGTGCCCTGCGGATGACTTCCTATGGGTTTCTTTGCTATGGCCCTGGTTCTTATGCGTGGTATCAGTATCTTGATCGTTCTTTGCCGAAGCAAACGGTGCAGAATCTAATGCTGAAG GTGCTACTAAACCAAATTGTGCTTGGTCCATGTGTGATTGCTGTTATTTTTGCATGGAACAACTTATGGCAAGGGAAGCTCTCACAGCTTCCAGACAAGTACCAGAAAGATGCTCTTCCGACATTGCTTTTTG GATTTAGATTCTGGATCCCAGTCAGTGCATTGAATTTCTG GCTTGTGCCTCTTCAAGCTCGTGTTGCTTTCATGTCCACGGGCTCCATATTCTGGAACTTCTGTTTGTCTTCAACTATGAACAAGTAA
- the LOC133859220 gene encoding uncharacterized protein At4g28440: MAQATTATGNAIAKRKPVFIKVDQLKPGTQGHTLIVKVVSSKPVKVANNKPGRSSMLLSRPHQPTRIAECLVGDETGTIVYTARNEQVDIMNPGSTAILRNAKIDMFKGSMRLAVDKWGRVEAAEPANFEVKEDNNLSLVEYELVNVIEE; the protein is encoded by the exons ATGGCGCAAGCGACAACGGCGACAGGGAATGCGATAGCGAAGCGGAAGCCGGTGTTCATCAAGGTCGACCAGTTGAAGCCCGGCACGCAAGGCCACACGCTTATTGTCAAGGTTGTAAGCTCCAAGCCCGTCAAGGTCGCCAACAACAAGCCTGGCCGATCATCGATGCTTCTCTCTCGCCCTCACCAACCTACTCGTATCGCCGAGTGCCTCGTCGGCGACGAGACTGGGACCATCGTCTACACTGCTCGCAATGAACAAG TTGATATCATGAATCCAGGCTCCACTGCAATCCTTCGGAATGCAAAGATTGACATGTTTAAAGGTTCTATGAGGCTAGCTGTTGATAAATGGGGACGTGTTGAAGCTGCCGAACCTGCTAATTTTGAAGTTAAAGAGGATAACAATCTTTCTCTAGTCGAGTATGAACTAGTTAATGTCATTGAAGAATGA